One part of the Homo sapiens chromosome 19, GRCh38.p14 Primary Assembly genome encodes these proteins:
- the RAB11B gene encoding ras-related protein Rab-11B → MGTRDDEYDYLFKVVLIGDSGVGKSNLLSRFTRNEFNLESKSTIGVEFATRSIQVDGKTIKAQIWDTAGQERYRAITSAYYRGAVGALLVYDIAKHLTYENVERWLKELRDHADSNIVIMLVGNKSDLRHLRAVPTDEARAFAEKNNLSFIETSALDSTNVEEAFKNILTEIYRIVSQKQIADRAAHDESPGNNVVDISVPPTTDGQKPNKLQCCQNL, encoded by the exons ATGGGGACCCGGGACGACGAGTACGACTACCTATTCAAAG TGGTGCTCATCGGGGACTCAGGCGTGGGCAAGAGCAACCTGCTGTCGCGCTTCACCCGCAACGAGTTCAACCTGGAGAGCAAGAGCACCATCGGCGTGGAGTTCGCCACCCGCAGCATCCAGGTGGACGGCAAGACCATCAAGGCGCAGATCTGGGACACCGCTGGCCAGGAGCGCTACCGCGCCATCACCTCCGC GTACTACCGTGGTGCAGTGGGCGCCCTGCTGGTGTACGACATCGCCAAGCACCTGACCTATGAGAACGTGGAGCGCTGGCTGAAGGAGCTGCGGGACCACGCAGACAGCAACATCGTCATCATGCtggtgggcaacaagagtgacctGCGCCACCTGCGGGCTGTGCCCACTGACGAGGCCCGCGCCTTCGCAG AAAAGAACAACTTGTCCTTCATCGAGACCTCAGCCTTGGATTCCACTAACGTAGAGGAAGCATTCAAGAACATCCTCACAG AGATCTACCGCATCGTGTCACAGAAACAGATCGCAGACCGCGCTGCCCACGACGAGTCCCCGGGGAACAACGTGGTGGACATCAGCGTGCCGCCCACCACGGACGGACAGAAGCCCAACAAGCTGCAGTGCTGCCAGAACCTGTGA